The Bicyclus anynana chromosome 3, ilBicAnyn1.1, whole genome shotgun sequence genome has a window encoding:
- the LOC112058300 gene encoding 26S proteasome non-ATPase regulatory subunit 7, translating to MPSQEVVTTKVVVHPLVLLSVVDHFNRMGKIGNQKRVVGVLLGCWRAKGVLDVSNSFAVPFDEDDKDKSVWFLDHDYLENMYGMFKKVNAREKVVGWYHTGPKLHHNDVAINELIRRYCPNSVLVIIDAKPKDLGLPTEAYQAVEEVHDDGSPTTRTFEHVPSEIGAEEAEEVGVEHLLRDIKDTTVGSLSQRVTNQLLGLRGLHSQLSEIRDYLVQVGQGSLPMNHQIIYQLQDIFNLLPDITSDNFVDNLYIKTNDQSLVVYLAALVRSIIALHNLINNKITNRDAEEGKKDESKDKKEKKDLKEDNKGDEKTKEKKEKDEKKK from the exons atgccTAGTCAAGAAGTCGTAACCACCAAAGTTGTGGTTCATCCACTTGTACTTCTAAGTGTTGTGGATCATTTCAACCGTATGGGCAAAATTGGTAATCAAAAGCGTGTTGTTGGGGTACTCCTCGGGTGCTGGAGGGCCAAGGGAGTTCTGGATGTCTCGAACAGTTTTGCAG TTCCCTTTGATGAGGATGACAAAGATAAATCTGTCTGGTTCTTGGACCACGATTACTTGGAAAACATGTACGGCATGTTCAAGAAAGTAAATGCCCGTGAGAAGGTAGTTGGCTGGTACCACACTGGACCTAAGTTGCACCACAATGATGTGGCAATAAATGAGCTCATCAGACGTTATTGCCCTAACTCAGTCCTAGTGATCATAGATGCTAAGCCTAAAGACTTGGGTTTGCCTACAGAAGCTTATCAGGCGGTTGAAGAGGTCCATGATGATGGTAGCCCTACTACTAGAACATTTGAGCATGTACCTAGTGAAATTGGTGCTGAAGAAGCTGAGGAAGTTGGTGTAGAACATCTCTTGAGGGATATCAAGGATACTACTGTGGGCAGTCTATCTCAAAGAGTCACAAATCAACTGCTGGGGCTTCGAGGACTCCATTCACAACTGAGTGAAATCCGAGATTACTTAGTTCAGGTTGGCCAGGGTTCCCTGCCGATGAACCATCAGATTATATACCAGCTGCAGGATATATTCAACCTGTTACCTGACATTACCAGTGATAACTTTGTTGACAACCTTTATATTAAAACCAATGATCAATCCCTTGTAGTTTATTTAGCTGCATTAGTAAGATCCATTATAGCCTTGCACAATCttatcaataacaaaataactaaCAGAGATGCGGAAGAGGGTAAAAAGGATGAATCTAAGGACAAAAAGGAGAAGAAAGACttaaaagaagataataaaggAGATGAGAAAACAaaagagaagaaagaaaaagatgAGAAGAAGAAGTAA
- the LOC112058301 gene encoding inosine triphosphate pyrophosphatase, with translation MLKMSQKTLTFVTGNVKKLEEVKAILGHDFPFEVINHKLDLPELQGEIDDVSIKKCQEAARLLKRPVFIEDTSLCFNALGGLPGPYIKWFLDKIKPEGLHKMLDGWDDKSAEAVCTFAYCSGSNDSSQVIIFQGITKGTIVSPKGCRDFGWDCVFQPDGYDKTYGELQKEEKNKISHRFKALDKLRNYFIQNEL, from the coding sequence atgttgaaaatGAGTCAAAAGACTTTAACATTTGTCACtggtaatgtaaaaaaattagaagAGGTGAAAGCTATATTGGGCCATGATTTCCCATTTGAAGTGATAAATCATAAGCTAGATTTACCTGAGTTACAAGGTGAAATAGATGatgtttctataaagaaatgTCAGGAAGCGGCCAGACTTTTAAAAAGACCTGTATTTATTGAAGACACAAGTCTATGTTTCAATGCTCTGGGTGGATTGCCAGGACCATATATTAAATGGTTTTTAGACAAAATAAAACCTGAAGGCTTACATAAAATGCTTGATGGATGGGACGATAAATCTGCCGAAGCGGTTTGTACATTCGCATATTGCTCTGGTTCTAATGATAGTTCACAAGTTATCATTTTTCAAGGTATCACAAAAGGTACAATCGTGTCTCCAAAAGGTTGTAGAGACTTTGGTTGGGACTGTGTTTTTCAACCTGATGGATATGATAAAACTTATGGTGAGTTGCAGAAAgaggaaaaaaacaaaatatctcaTAGATTTAAAGCATTAGATAAATTAaggaattattttatacaaaatgaactttaa
- the LOC112058298 gene encoding protein artichoke, translating into MDFSKEKTLLWLLLLIFPSVSKQQTTCPSPESILPCICTHRQEDAQIWCTHSDLMQVVKGIQKIGEFIRKPIDEIIIENNYLPSLPGKLFQNVKILRLMLRHNGLERVSAAWLESQEKNLLEIFIVENDLKSIPSESLMKLQNLQALTIQSQNLKRIPPLMNMPKLRYIHIQSESLNSIQEHTFQNLPNLEKLFIRGSLTLQTLKENAFFNLPKLKKLDITNCGINIIHMRAFSLLPELNELSLSHNRISDASMVGRATRDLAMLSILNLNHNIISKLNEGAFVDQPRLETLFLSNNNIEIIHHGAFHRVPKLRVVNLNYNEIIRIHPESFLQQSGSGVEELSLIGNKIMHISEFRALLDALPRLRYLDMSDNMLREIPRGALRGHPSLERLHLNKNNIKFIDADAFVAMPALRELHLRNNSLSDMNEGPFWNLPALKGLDLSKNYFRRLQPKLLYNLPALRRIDMSNNELTVIDPISFMETPLLEHINISGNALMSVHPATFRNLPSLYELDASSNRLVEFVPGLPRGLEQLYLQRNQITNLPTPPSPDIDLPSLRSLDISSNGIQKLPYSGMKTLHNLRRLYMKRNGLRQIETTTFGDLEYLEILDVSDNQIINVHPKSFSKLRNLKEVNLRGNNIESFEFIAIENNGVLSAIDFSKNKLKSINPNLVNRGLHVELLNISSNNLHELPSTLNMLTKLKVLDASHNYVKHFDGNVINNVQTLAEIKMHSNKIIELRTGSFKDLKNLETIDLENNQIEIIQPMAVSSLPKLMSIYLSRNHIIDIPDRTFINLPKLRIIEMQGNRIQFIAMHAFQNIPLVQYLNLSNNQLTNLENLGIKQLISLEVLDLSFNKVTKITKESFQYMEWLVELNLDNNLICHISSQPFDYMPRLKVLSLRHNKLISVHESNFAKLRNNIAILDIDDNPLICNCAIMWLKAWLSESSSLGPKCEDGTYVKGMPFSKTDCINMPMNVADMKSCVTFENEALLPNLATSQVFSSLDKIKDYETQMKNNYHGNKLNNRPLPEESDYFYDEYIDYPYNETILENMKGEQNQTDKSNNRFGNMSKVHAPLKNTTNTKTGIALKVPVPSSGFTFFGVPLPSLDMGKLLNTGRKIDWSDNRNSDQHIKKYQVTESPRFETGGFSPMLPTTSNGFMPIVNPTISQSIVGNEVSTNKGNTEKVDQNIAAVENKPPKRTVQNNMSHKKTKSEIHELEAYHGDDNTTRIAYNRTKNIEEQNTDPINIRKYNLMESNMTITQATEKEGIITTDTSNDMYLQGWLETTTVLPSLPTVSHNMPIKKHIHNQSQPTALSAVLIPTIEDLAKNHSRSATITKVNMPHAEHYDLHNNYAPVINREAKTRFSEAIDTGSTNTNTKRIDDHEWYFKNYNKTNLDPYVAPGIQASIGCKTNSHSNTLISIGMLYLILTIN; encoded by the exons ATGGATTTCAGCaaagaaaaaacattattatggcTTTTGTTATTGATATTCCCTTCAGTTTCGAAACAACAAACAACATGTCCGTCACCGGAGTCAATTTTACCTTGCATTTGTACACATCGGCAGGAAGATGCACAAATATG GTGCACACACAGCGACTTAATGCAAGTGGTAAAAGGAATTCAAAAAATAGGAGAATTTATTAGAAAACCTATAGatgaaattataattgaaaataattatttgccATCACTACCAGGAAAActatttcaaaatgtaaaaatattaagacTAATGCTCCGACATAATGGCTTAGAACGCGTATCTGCAGCGTGGTTGGAATCTCAAGAAAAGAACCTTTTGGAAATATTTATAGTCGAAAACGATCTTAAAAGCATTCCTTCAGAAAGCTTAATGAAGTTACAAAATTTACAAGCTCTTACAATACAGTCGCAAAATTTGAAGAGAATACCCCCTTTAATGAATATGCCTAAACTACGATACATACACATCCAATCGGAAAGTCTCAATAGTATACAAGAACATACTTTTCAAAATTTACCTAACCTTGAGAAGTTATTTATACGCGGAAGTTTAACACTACAGACGTTAAAAGAAAACGCTTTCTTTAATTTGCCTAAACTTAAAAAGTTAGATATTACAAATTGCGGTATTAACATTATCCACATGAGAGCATTCTCTTTACTTCCAGAATTAAATGAATTATCTTTAAGTCACAACAGAATCTCAGATGCAAGTATGGTTGGGAGGGCAACGAGAGATCTAGCTATGCTTTCTATACTAAACTTGAATCATAACATTATAAGCAAACTGAACGAAGGAGCATTCGTTGATCAACCCAGGTTGGAGActctatttttatcaaacaataatATAGAGATAATTCACCATGGAGCTTTTCACAGAGTACCCAAATTAAGGGtggtaaatttaaattacaatgaaATAATTAGAATTCATCCTGAATCATTTTTGCAACAATCTGGCAGTGGCGTTGAAGAATTATCACTAATTGGAAACAAAATTATGCACATATCGGAGTTTCGGGCGCTACTTGATGCTTTGCCTCGATTAAGGTATTTGGATATGAGTGACAATATGTTACGAGAAATTCCGAGAGGAGCCCTTCGGGGACATCCTAGTTTAGAAAGACTTCAtttgaacaaaaataatataaaatttatagatGCTGACGCATTTGTTGCAATGCCTGCTTTGAGAGAACTACATTTAAGAAATAATTCGCTAAGCGATATGAATGAGGGCCCATTTTGGAATTTACCTGCCTTAAAAGGATTAGATTTATCGAAAAATTATTTTCGACGATTGCAGCCGAAACTATTATATAATCTCCCTGCATTAAGAAGAATTGATATGAGTAATAATGAACTAACAGTAATAGACCCAATAAGTTTTATGGAAACTCCTTTGTTAGAACATATTAATATATCAGGAAATGCTTTAATGTCTGTCCACCCAGCTACATTCAGAAATTTACCAAGTTTATACGAATTAGATGCCAGTTCAAATAGATTAGTAGAATTTGTTCCTGGATTACCAAGAGGATTAGAACAGCTGTACTTACAGAGAAATCAAATCACAAATTTACCAACGCCACCTTCTCCAGATATAGATTTACCATCTCTAAGATCTCTTGATATTTCTAGCAATGGTATTCAAAAGCTGCCATACTCTGGCATGAAGACTCTACACAATTTACGACGACTGTACATGAAACGAAATGGCCTCAGACAAATAGAAACAACAACATTTGGTGATTTAGAATATTTAGAAATACTTGATGTTAGTGATAACCAAATTATAAACGTACACCCAAAAAGTTTCAGCAAACTGAGAAATCTTAAGGAAGTAAATCTACGTGgtaataatattgaaagctTCGAATTCATCGCTATTGAGAATAATGGTGTATTGTCTGCTATTGACTTTAgcaaaaacaaacttaaatcTATCAATCCAAATTTAGTGAATAGAGGTTTACATGTGGAACTATTAAATATATCATCAAATAATCTGCACGAACTGCCAAGTACATTGAATATGTTGactaaattaaaagttttagaTGCGAGTCACAATTATGTAAAGCATTTCGATGGTAATGTCATTAATAACGTGCAGACATTAGCTGAAATAAAAATgcatagtaataaaattatagagCTTCGTACTGGAAGTttcaaagatttaaaaaatttagagACAATTGATTTAGAAAATAACCAAATTGAAATTATTCAACCAATGGCCGTATCAAGCCTCCCCAAGTTGATGTCTATATATTTAAGTAGAAATCATATAATTGATATACCAGATCGAACATTCATAAACCTTCCGAAGCTAAGAATAATTGAAATGCAAGGCAATAGAATACAGTTTATAGCAATGCATGCATTTCAAAATATACCATTGGTACAATACCTGAACCTTAGTAATAATCAGCttactaatttagaaaatttaggAATAAAACAACTTATATCTTTGGAAGTACTAgatttaagttttaataaagtCACCAAAATTACCAAAGAATCGTTTCAGTATATGGAGTGGCTTGTAGAATTAAATTTAGATAACAATCTCATATGTCACATAAGTAGTCAGCCATTTGACTATATGCCAAGATTGAAGGTCTTATCTTTGCGTCATAACAAGTTAATATCTGTTCATGAAAGTAATTTTGCAAAGTTGAGAAATAATATAGCCATCCTAGATATTGATG ATAACCCGCTTATTTGTAACTGTGCAATTATGTGGCTAAAAGCATGGttatcagaatcttcgtctctTGGACCAAAATGTGAAGATGGAACTTATGTGAAAGGTATGCCATTTTCTAAAACTGACTGCATCAATATGCCAATGAATGTAGCAGACATGAAGTCATGTGTAACATTTGAGAACGAAGCCTTGTTACCAAACTTAGCAACATCACAGGTATTTTCATCATTGGATAAAATCAAAGATTATGAGActcaaatgaaaaataattatcatggcaacaaattaaataatcgaCCATTACCAGAAGAATCAGATTACTTTTATGATGAATATATTGACTATCCCTATAATGAaacaattttagaaaatatgaaagGTGAACAAAATCAGACAGATAAATCTAATAATCGTTTTGGTAATATGTCAAAGGTTCATGCTCCCTTAAAGaatacaacaaatacaaaaactgGCATTGCTTTAAAAGTACCTGTACCAAGCAGTGGTTTTACTTTCTTTGGAGTACCATTACCTTCACTTGACATGGGGAAACTATTAAATACTGGTCGTAAAATAGATTGGTCTGATAACAGGAACAGTGACCAGCACATTAAAAAGTATCAAGTCACAGAGTCTCCAAGATTTGAAACTGGTGGATTTTCACCAATGTTACCAACAACATCAAATGGTTTTATGCCTATAGTAAATCCAACAATATCTCAGTCAATAGTCGGAAATGAAGTTTCGACAAATAAAGGTAATACTGAAAAAGTTGATCAAAATATCGCAGCTGTAGAAAATAAGCCACCAAAAAGGACTGTACAGAATAATATGAGTCATAAGAAAACGAAAAGTGAAATACATGAACTTGAAGCATATCATGGTGATGATAACACTACACGCATTGCATACAATAgaactaaaaatatagaagaaCAAAATACAGATCCAATAAACATAAGAAAATATAATCTAATGGAATCTAACATGACAATAACTCAAGCAACAGAGAAAGAAGGTATCATAACAACAGATACAAGTAATGACATGTATCTTCAGGGATGGCTGGAAACTACCACTGTTCTACCATCACTACCTACAGTGTCACACAATATgccaataaaaaaacacatccATAATCAAAGTCAGCCTACTGCACTTTCTGCTGTCCTCATACCAACCATTGAAGATTTAGCTAAAAACCACAGCAGGTCTGCAACAATCACAAAAGTTAATATGCCACATGCAGAGCATTATGATCTTCATAACAATTATGCACCTGTAATAAATAGAGAAGCAAAAACTAGATTTTCTGAGGCAATTGATACAGGAAGTACAAATACCAATACAAAAAGAATAGATGATCATGAatggtattttaaaaactataacaaaacTAATTTAGATCCATATGTTGCACCTGGTATACAAGCTTCTATAGGTTGTAAAACTAACTCACATTCTAATACTCTTATATCTATAGGaatgttatatttaatattaaccataaattaa